In Sphaerospermopsis torques-reginae ITEP-024, the genomic window AACGCGCTGTATTAGCTAGTGAAGATGGTCACTTCTACAGTCACCACGGCATTAACCCTTCCGGTGTAGGACGTGCTATAGTAGTGAACATGGTAGCAGGTGGGGTGAAAGAAGGTGGTTCTACCATCACCATGCAGTTAGTAAAAAACCTGTTTTTGTCTCATAGGCGAGCCTTTACCCGCAAATTAGCGGAAGCGGTTTTAGCCATTCGTTTAGAACAAATTCTGGAGAAAAACGAAATTTTAGAAATGTACCTCAATCAAGTTTATTGGGGTCATAATAACTACGGTGTACAAACAGCGGCTCGTACTTACTTTAACAAATCCGCAGAATTTTTAACCTTGGGTGAGTCAGCCATGATGGCAGGTTTGATCCAAGCGCCCGAAGAATTTAGCCCCTTTGCCAGCATGAAAAAGGCAAAACAAAAACAAAAAGAAGTGTTGGGGCGGATGTTAGACTTGCAGTGGATCACCCAAAAAGAATATGATGATGCCCTCAATGAAGAAATTAAACTAGGAAGAATTAAGTCATTTCAAGGTAGCGCCCTACCTTATATCAGCAATACTGTTGCTCAGGAACTGGTGAAAAAGTTTGGCAGGGATACACTACTTAAAGGTGGAATGCGGGTGCAAACCACCGTTGATGCCAAATTCCAAATGATGGCAGAAGCAACCGTTAAACAATGGCATAAAAACTTACTTGGTCAAGGGTTGCGTAATAACCAAATTGCTTTAGTCGCAGTTGATCCACGCACACATTTTGTTAAAGCCTTAGTAGGTGGTGTAGACTCCAGAGCCAGTGAATTTAACCGCGCTACCCAAGCACTCAGACAACCAGGTTCGGCTTTTAAACCTTTCGTTTATTATGCTGCCTTTGCCACTGGTAAATATGCACCAGATAGCACAGTCATAGATGCCCCAGTTAGCTACCGAGATGGCAATGGTTGGTATTTTCCCAGAAACTATGATGGGGGTTTTGCTGGCGCAATGTCTATCCGTACCGCTTTGGCTCAGTCTCGAAACATACCAGTTATTAAACTTGGTAAAGCTATAGGGATGAATAAAGTTATTGAAGCCTGTCGGACTTTGGGTATCATGAGTCCAATGGAACCTGTTACCTCCCTGCCTTTAGGTGCTATTGGTATGACTCCCTTGGAAATGGCGAGTGCCTACGCTACCTTTGCTAATTATGGCTGGCAATCACCAGCAACAGTCATAGTCAGAGTTACTGATAGTAGTGGTAACGTTTTACTGGATAACACACCTAAACCCCAGCGAGTCCTTGACCCCTGGGCATCAGCAGCAACTCTAGATATTTTACAGGCTGTAGTCACCAGTGGTACAGGTAAAGCAGCAGATATAGGACGACCCGCTGGTGGTAAAACTGGCACAACTTCCTCAGAAAAAGATATTTGGTATGTCGGTACTGTGCCACAACTCACAACCGCTGTCTGGGTGGGAAGAGATGACAACCGACAATTATCCAGCGGTGCAACTGGTGGGGGTATGGTTGCTCCTATTTGGCGTGATTTTATGCAGCAAGCTCTCAAAGGCGTACCAGTTGAGAAATTTAAACCAACTTCTCAGTTTCCACGTCCTAAGTCAAATTAGAGGTGACAGGTGACAGGTGACAGGAGTTTTTTATTTTGGATTTTGGATTTTGGATTTTGGATTTTGGATTGTTTTTGTTAGCTCCAATCTAAAATCTAAAATCTAAAATCTAAAATTTTTTTCCCCAGTCCCCAGTCCCCATTCCCCAATCATACCTGTTTTTCCAACTCAGCTTTCATTCTTTGCAGAGTAATATTCATCTGCTCAAACATTTGTTGTGGTGTAACACCAAACTGATTTAGCTGAGTTTTTAGTTGCTGTATGGTCATTTGCGCCATAAAATCTTCTGATAGCTCGAACCGCTTCATAAAGACGCGATATCGATCCATCATCGCTTCCATCTGCTCAATAAACAGCTTTTTGCCCTCGCGGTCAAATTTGCCGTAGTTGTTGCCAAGTTGAATCAGTGCTTGGTAATCTTCAAAAAGCTGTTTGGCTTCGTGTTGAACTATTTCAGAGTCAAAGAATCCCATTTTGCTTATATTTAACTGAGTGCTTGTACTCAGTAGCTTCAAGTTTTGTCTCTAGTCTTATTTTAGTCTAGAGGACTAATCTAGAGAAAAAAATTCGCTGGAAGTACGGTTTTTTACCGAAATTTCACTACTTGACTGGGGACTGGGGACTGGTGACTGGTGACTGGTGACTGGTGACTGGTGACTGGTGACTGGGAATAATATTACCCATTACCCATTACCCATTACCTGTTTCTTGATCTAAGGCACAATCAAAACAGGACAAGGTGAAAGATTGATCACCCTGGTTGTGACACTATCATTTGCGCCTTCATCAGTTAGTCCTAAACCGCGACAACCCATAATAATTAAATCTGCTCCTATCTCGTCAGCAACATCACAGATAGTAAAAGCTGGTTTACCTTGTATTTCTATGACTTCAGCAGTGATACCTTGCTGAGAAAATAAAGCTTGGGCATTTTCCAGTAGTTTAGCTACCGCTTCTGGTGACACCATAGGATCGCCTCCTGGTGCTTCTGGTGCTGGTTCTTCCACTACTGAGAGCAATACTAAACGACTGCTGCACTGCTGCACAACCTTAGATACTAGGTCAGCAGCTTCCCGTGCTTCACGACTTTGGTCAATGGGAAATAGAACTGTTTTAAACATAAATTAATCTTCACACCCCTTACTCCGGTAAAATCTGGATGGTGATACTTTCAAAACAATAACAAAAAGATAATCAGGAGAATTTGGCTGTGTCGAAAAAAAGTTTAGCAAGTTTATCTGCTGCTGATATTTCTGGAAAACGCGCTTTAGTACGGGTTGATTTTAATGTGCCTGTGGATGATCAAGGCAATATTACTGATGATACTCGGATTCGGGCGGCGCTACCAACTATCCAAGATTTGACCCAAAAGGGTGCTAAGGTGATTTTAACAAGCCATTTCGGTCGTCCCAAGGGTGTAGATGAAAAATTGCGTTTAACTCCGGTTGCTAAACGTCTTTCTGAGTTGTTGGGACAGGAAGTTATCAAAACTGATGACTGTATTGGTGATGATGTTGCTGCTAAAGTTGCAGCTTTGGACAATGGCCAAGTGTTGCTGTTAGAAAATGTGCGCTTCTACAAGGAAGAAGAAAAGAATGAACCGGAATTTGCTCAAAAATTGGCAGCAAACGCTGATTTTTATGTAAACGATGCTTTTGGAACTGCACACCGCGCTCACGCTTCTACTGAAGGTGTAACTAAGTTTTTAAGCCCTTCTGTAGCTGGTTATTTGGTTGAGAAGGAATTGCAATATTTACAAAGTGCAATTGAAGTTCCTCAACGTCCTTTAGCTGCTATTATCGGTGGTTCTAAGGTTTCTAGCAAAATTGGTGTGATTGAAACTTTGTTGGAAAAGTGCGATAAGTTGATCATCGGTGGTGGAATGATTTTCACATTCTACAAAGCGCGTGGTTTGGATGTTGGTAAGTCTTTGGTGGAAGAAGATAAGTTAGAGTTGGCGAAGTCTTTGGAAGCTAAAGCTAAGGAACGTGGTGTTACTTTCTTGTTGCCTACTGATATTGTAGCGGCTGATAAGTTTGCGCCTGATGCTAATGCTACTACTGTCAGCATTGAAAATATCCCTGCTGATGGTATGGGTTTGGATATTGGTCCTGACTCTGTGAAGGTTTTCCAAGCAGCTTTGGCTGATTGTAAGACTGTAATCTGGAATGGTCCTATGGGTGTGTTTGAGTTTGATAAATTTGCTGTGGGTACTGAGGCGATCGCTCATACTCTAGCAGAAATTGGCAAAACCGGCGCAATTACCATTATCGGTGGTGGTGATTCCGTGGCCGC contains:
- a CDS encoding universal stress protein translates to MFKTVLFPIDQSREAREAADLVSKVVQQCSSRLVLLSVVEEPAPEAPGGDPMVSPEAVAKLLENAQALFSQQGITAEVIEIQGKPAFTICDVADEIGADLIIMGCRGLGLTDEGANDSVTTRVINLSPCPVLIVP
- a CDS encoding phosphoglycerate kinase; translated protein: MSKKSLASLSAADISGKRALVRVDFNVPVDDQGNITDDTRIRAALPTIQDLTQKGAKVILTSHFGRPKGVDEKLRLTPVAKRLSELLGQEVIKTDDCIGDDVAAKVAALDNGQVLLLENVRFYKEEEKNEPEFAQKLAANADFYVNDAFGTAHRAHASTEGVTKFLSPSVAGYLVEKELQYLQSAIEVPQRPLAAIIGGSKVSSKIGVIETLLEKCDKLIIGGGMIFTFYKARGLDVGKSLVEEDKLELAKSLEAKAKERGVTFLLPTDIVAADKFAPDANATTVSIENIPADGMGLDIGPDSVKVFQAALADCKTVIWNGPMGVFEFDKFAVGTEAIAHTLAEIGKTGAITIIGGGDSVAAVEKVGLADQMSHISTGGGASLELLEGKVLPGIAALDEA
- a CDS encoding DUF1825 family protein; this encodes MGFFDSEIVQHEAKQLFEDYQALIQLGNNYGKFDREGKKLFIEQMEAMMDRYRVFMKRFELSEDFMAQMTIQQLKTQLNQFGVTPQQMFEQMNITLQRMKAELEKQV
- a CDS encoding transglycosylase domain-containing protein; amino-acid sequence: MSSRTFVNKHPQDQASSGFEFFKGVGQVTGATLLSITLLSSSIVAGGLVGLAISFRNLPDVRQLRSFSPTETTYIYDIKGKLISSIHGEANREVVPLDRISPNLKRAVLASEDGHFYSHHGINPSGVGRAIVVNMVAGGVKEGGSTITMQLVKNLFLSHRRAFTRKLAEAVLAIRLEQILEKNEILEMYLNQVYWGHNNYGVQTAARTYFNKSAEFLTLGESAMMAGLIQAPEEFSPFASMKKAKQKQKEVLGRMLDLQWITQKEYDDALNEEIKLGRIKSFQGSALPYISNTVAQELVKKFGRDTLLKGGMRVQTTVDAKFQMMAEATVKQWHKNLLGQGLRNNQIALVAVDPRTHFVKALVGGVDSRASEFNRATQALRQPGSAFKPFVYYAAFATGKYAPDSTVIDAPVSYRDGNGWYFPRNYDGGFAGAMSIRTALAQSRNIPVIKLGKAIGMNKVIEACRTLGIMSPMEPVTSLPLGAIGMTPLEMASAYATFANYGWQSPATVIVRVTDSSGNVLLDNTPKPQRVLDPWASAATLDILQAVVTSGTGKAADIGRPAGGKTGTTSSEKDIWYVGTVPQLTTAVWVGRDDNRQLSSGATGGGMVAPIWRDFMQQALKGVPVEKFKPTSQFPRPKSN